A section of the Rhodanobacteraceae bacterium genome encodes:
- a CDS encoding acyltransferase: protein MRGFAILLVLLYHAQLWPAPEAGFLGVDIFFVVSGFLITGIVRRDLLAGKFSFTEFYFRRAKRLLPAAYIVFLACALVAPLFLTQLEFVDFTKQLLGAVTFTGNIALWMQTGYFETAAELKPLLHVWSLAIEEQYYLLMPATLAFTPRRWWWKMVLAVTVLSLTLCLVMVAAKPGAVFYLLPTRAWELGIGSMGAFLVDWRRLCSFWRVLFWPSLAVLLIVPFFPFGGSQPGVDALIVCTATLVVILRCHPLADRISPVRWMARLGDMSYSLYLVHWPLLAFAANAWVMPVPMHVRAGLALLSLVLAWTLYRWVENPIRRIRAVPTKRRAAAIASASLLLISFGYALQRWDASRTSVDFGAIRQGNHGLDGACEYGARFENKPECRTGHAPNYFLWGDSNAMHLADAIKSDDDAGFIQATKTTCGPLMGVSVFRDSDYYNRAWGLTCLSFNSSVLEFLENASEIDVVVLASFNGQYLRGNRLLVENFSGPARELVEREGGIEMARHGYRATIEAIRAIGKRVVIVAPPPKTGFDIGRCLERAATGRYYFGADHEDCSFAESAFREKQSEVLSLLDAVAQDNHVRVIHLEDFLCRDGRCAVSLDGVPLYADGGHLSHGGSRIIGERMHLSKRIREEAR, encoded by the coding sequence ATGCGCGGGTTCGCGATCCTGTTGGTGCTGCTGTATCACGCGCAGCTTTGGCCGGCGCCGGAGGCCGGATTTCTTGGCGTCGATATCTTCTTTGTGGTCTCGGGCTTTCTAATTACCGGGATTGTTCGGCGCGATTTGCTCGCCGGGAAATTCAGTTTTACCGAATTCTATTTTCGGCGCGCCAAGCGACTGCTGCCCGCGGCCTACATCGTTTTTCTGGCTTGTGCACTTGTCGCACCGTTGTTCTTGACGCAGCTTGAGTTTGTGGATTTCACCAAGCAGTTGCTCGGAGCCGTAACCTTCACCGGCAACATCGCCTTGTGGATGCAGACCGGCTATTTCGAAACAGCCGCCGAACTGAAGCCACTCTTGCATGTCTGGTCCCTTGCCATTGAGGAGCAGTATTACCTGCTCATGCCGGCAACGCTGGCATTCACACCGCGCAGATGGTGGTGGAAGATGGTGCTGGCAGTGACCGTGCTCAGCCTGACCCTGTGTCTGGTGATGGTTGCTGCAAAGCCCGGTGCGGTGTTCTACCTGCTTCCAACCCGTGCCTGGGAATTGGGCATCGGCTCCATGGGCGCTTTCCTGGTTGATTGGCGTCGACTCTGTTCTTTCTGGCGGGTGCTGTTTTGGCCTTCGCTGGCCGTACTTCTGATCGTGCCTTTCTTTCCCTTTGGCGGGAGCCAGCCCGGCGTGGATGCGCTGATCGTATGCACCGCCACATTGGTTGTTATCCTACGCTGTCATCCGCTGGCTGACAGGATTTCGCCAGTTCGCTGGATGGCGCGCTTGGGCGATATGTCCTACTCGCTTTATCTGGTCCACTGGCCGTTGCTGGCTTTTGCCGCCAATGCCTGGGTGATGCCGGTCCCAATGCACGTGCGCGCTGGCCTGGCCTTGCTTTCCCTGGTACTGGCGTGGACCCTGTATCGATGGGTCGAGAACCCGATTCGGCGGATTCGCGCGGTTCCAACAAAGCGGCGTGCAGCGGCCATCGCGTCAGCTTCGCTTCTGCTCATCAGCTTTGGCTACGCGCTGCAACGCTGGGACGCAAGCCGGACATCGGTTGATTTCGGGGCCATTCGGCAGGGAAACCACGGGTTGGACGGTGCCTGCGAGTACGGTGCTCGTTTCGAGAACAAGCCCGAATGTCGAACGGGCCATGCCCCCAATTATTTCTTGTGGGGTGACTCCAATGCCATGCACCTTGCCGATGCCATCAAGTCAGATGATGATGCGGGATTCATTCAGGCAACGAAAACGACTTGCGGGCCATTGATGGGAGTGTCTGTCTTCAGAGACTCGGACTATTACAATCGCGCATGGGGCTTGACTTGCCTCAGTTTCAATTCCAGTGTGCTTGAGTTCTTGGAGAACGCTTCTGAAATAGATGTAGTTGTGCTCGCCAGTTTCAATGGGCAGTATCTTCGAGGAAATAGACTGCTTGTTGAAAACTTCAGTGGCCCCGCGCGCGAACTTGTCGAACGCGAGGGCGGCATCGAAATGGCGCGTCATGGGTATAGGGCCACGATTGAGGCGATACGCGCCATCGGCAAGCGGGTTGTAATCGTGGCTCCGCCGCCCAAAACAGGATTTGATATCGGTCGGTGTCTGGAGCGCGCAGCGACTGGGCGATACTATTTTGGCGCCGACCACGAAGACTGTTCGTTTGCCGAAAGTGCGTTTCGGGAGAAACAATCCGAGGTGTTGTCGCTACTGGACGCCGTGGCCCAGGATAATCACGTTAGGGTGATCCATCTGGAGGACTTCCTCTGTCGCGACGGGCGTTGTGCCGTCAGTCTGGATGGCGTTCCCCTCTATGCAGACGGCGGGCATCTGAGTCATGGAGGTTCACGCATCATTGGCGAGCGAATGCATCTATCGAAACGCATCCGTGAGGAAGCGCGTTAG
- a CDS encoding glycosyltransferase family 4 protein: protein MSADSSNETAPAKPRVWMINQWLPPDPAPTAVLCGEVIDLLRAEGFEVVLLSRARGADVLPAGDNDSVKRIVIDRLSHGPIGILAKLASWPTFAWRAWRVLRREWLPGDLVIVCSDPPLFYPLAIAAARRAGAKTIHWSQDVYPDVVQRYWPSRWLALALAPLRWLRNAALRRADQVVVISAGMGRLMQAAGARTTLIPNWGRDDRIRPRDLGDSALRRRHFADDDFVLAYSGNLGRVHEFDTLIAAAHQLRANPKIKFLIVGSGPRLAMLQAIVATERLGSFTFLPLQPESELADTLAAGDMHYVSLRPEFEGLVLPSKIYSIASVGRGMVFCGDPDGESASLVKENGAGVAIEAGKGRELAAVIAELAQNKARCAEYGAKARAMIERHYSRDGALANWKSLLRRLVAADANSLPPLE from the coding sequence ATGAGCGCCGATTCTTCGAACGAAACCGCCCCGGCCAAACCGCGGGTGTGGATGATCAACCAATGGTTGCCGCCTGATCCGGCGCCGACCGCCGTGTTGTGTGGGGAGGTCATCGATCTGCTGCGCGCGGAAGGTTTCGAGGTGGTACTGCTGAGCCGGGCACGCGGGGCGGATGTGCTTCCGGCTGGGGACAACGATTCGGTCAAACGCATAGTGATTGATCGACTGTCGCATGGGCCCATCGGCATCCTCGCCAAGCTGGCCTCGTGGCCGACATTCGCCTGGCGGGCCTGGCGCGTTTTGCGGCGTGAATGGCTGCCGGGCGATCTGGTGATCGTCTGCAGTGATCCGCCCTTGTTCTATCCACTGGCAATCGCTGCCGCCCGCCGTGCTGGCGCAAAGACGATCCACTGGAGTCAGGACGTCTATCCTGACGTGGTGCAGCGATACTGGCCCTCGCGCTGGCTGGCGCTGGCCCTCGCCCCGCTACGCTGGTTGCGCAACGCCGCCCTGCGTCGCGCAGATCAGGTGGTGGTGATCAGCGCCGGCATGGGCCGGTTGATGCAGGCTGCCGGTGCCCGCACCACTCTGATCCCTAACTGGGGGCGCGATGATCGTATTCGGCCTCGCGACCTGGGTGACTCCGCGCTACGGCGACGGCACTTTGCCGACGACGACTTCGTGCTCGCGTATTCCGGCAACCTCGGCCGTGTGCACGAGTTCGACACCCTGATCGCGGCGGCCCATCAGTTGCGCGCCAACCCGAAGATCAAGTTCCTGATCGTGGGCTCCGGCCCGCGCCTGGCCATGCTGCAGGCCATCGTGGCCACCGAGCGCCTGGGGAGTTTCACCTTCCTGCCGCTGCAACCCGAATCGGAACTGGCGGACACGCTGGCGGCGGGAGACATGCACTATGTCAGCCTGCGCCCCGAGTTCGAAGGCCTGGTGTTGCCGAGCAAGATCTACAGCATCGCGTCTGTCGGGCGCGGCATGGTCTTCTGCGGTGATCCCGATGGCGAAAGTGCGAGCCTGGTCAAGGAAAACGGCGCTGGCGTCGCCATTGAGGCCGGCAAGGGCCGTGAACTCGCTGCCGTCATCGCCGAACTGGCGCAAAACAAGGCACGCTGCGCCGAGTATGGCGCGAAGGCACGGGCGATGATCGAGAGGCATTACTCGCGCGATGGAGCGCTTGCCAATTGGAAATCGCTTCTGCGCCGACTTGTCGCAGCGGACGCTAACTCCCTGCCGCCACTGGAGTAG
- the mutL gene encoding DNA mismatch repair endonuclease MutL, whose amino-acid sequence MPIRVLSDHLINQIAAGEVIERPSSVVKELVENALDAGAGLVEIDIEAGGAKLIRISDDGGGIPVEELPLALNRHATSKITSMDDLEVVRSLGFRGEALPSIASVSRLTLASRTPGEAHGFRVDASAGQVSPPRAEAMRPGTRVEAWDLFYNVPARRKFLKAERTEFGHIEDWVRSLALARPEVEFRLSHNSKSQLPIRAALEPEQMRARLRSVVGPAFAERALDLDFEGAGARLRGWVGLPTDARSQADQQYFYVNGRLVRDRLIAHAVRQAYADVLFHGRHPAFVLYLDIDPARVDVNVHPAKHEVRFREGRIVHDMIYRTLHEALAGTRAGSVGGVAVGGPLAASAGSSERPSATPTSSSFTQMPMRLGQSQVAQPLAAYRALYSTDSLASPTLPVPPESRPDTPPLGFALAQLHGVFVLAENAAGLVLVDMHAAHERITYERLKQALEGVGVRSQTLLVPLQIAVSGREADLAETAAEQFEALGFEVVRSGVESISVRRVPTALADLDIEALVRDVLSDLRQHGSSTRIEETRNELLGTLACHASVRANRRLTVPEMNALLRDMEATERSGQCNHGRPTWVQLDKAALDRLFLRGR is encoded by the coding sequence ATGCCGATCCGCGTACTTTCCGACCACCTGATCAATCAAATCGCCGCCGGCGAGGTGATAGAGCGGCCGTCGTCGGTGGTCAAGGAACTGGTCGAGAACGCGCTGGACGCCGGTGCGGGGCTGGTGGAGATCGACATCGAGGCCGGCGGTGCCAAGCTGATCCGCATCAGCGATGACGGTGGTGGCATTCCGGTGGAGGAGTTGCCGCTGGCGCTGAATCGGCATGCGACCAGCAAGATCACGTCGATGGACGATCTCGAAGTGGTGCGCTCGCTGGGCTTTCGCGGTGAAGCACTGCCGAGCATTGCCTCGGTCTCGCGCTTGACGCTGGCTTCGCGCACGCCCGGCGAAGCCCATGGTTTTAGGGTGGATGCCTCGGCCGGGCAGGTGTCGCCGCCGCGGGCCGAGGCCATGCGACCGGGTACGCGAGTGGAGGCTTGGGACCTGTTCTACAACGTGCCGGCGCGGCGCAAGTTCCTGAAGGCCGAGCGCACCGAGTTCGGGCATATCGAGGATTGGGTGCGCTCGTTGGCGCTGGCCCGGCCCGAGGTGGAGTTTCGGCTCAGCCACAACAGCAAGTCGCAGTTGCCGATCCGGGCGGCGCTGGAGCCCGAGCAGATGCGCGCCCGCTTGCGCTCGGTGGTGGGGCCGGCCTTTGCCGAGCGTGCGCTGGATCTGGATTTCGAAGGCGCGGGCGCGCGTTTGCGCGGCTGGGTCGGGCTGCCCACCGATGCCCGTTCGCAGGCCGATCAACAATATTTCTACGTCAACGGGCGGCTGGTGCGCGATCGCCTGATTGCCCACGCCGTGCGTCAGGCTTATGCCGATGTGCTCTTCCATGGGCGCCATCCGGCTTTTGTGCTGTATCTGGACATCGATCCGGCGCGGGTGGATGTGAACGTGCATCCGGCCAAGCATGAGGTGCGTTTTCGCGAGGGCCGCATTGTCCACGACATGATCTATCGCACGCTGCATGAGGCCCTGGCTGGCACCCGGGCAGGCAGCGTGGGTGGCGTCGCCGTCGGTGGACCGCTGGCGGCCTCGGCTGGCTCCTCGGAGCGGCCGTCTGCGACACCGACGAGCAGCAGCTTCACGCAAATGCCGATGCGCCTGGGCCAGAGCCAGGTGGCGCAGCCGCTGGCGGCTTATCGAGCCTTGTACTCGACCGATTCCCTTGCATCCCCGACGCTCCCGGTGCCTCCGGAATCGCGCCCGGACACGCCGCCACTGGGCTTTGCGCTGGCGCAGTTGCATGGCGTGTTCGTGCTGGCCGAGAACGCCGCCGGGCTGGTGCTGGTAGACATGCATGCGGCCCATGAACGCATCACCTATGAACGCCTCAAGCAAGCTCTGGAGGGCGTGGGCGTGCGCTCGCAGACGCTGCTGGTGCCGCTGCAGATCGCCGTCTCCGGGCGCGAAGCCGATCTGGCCGAAACCGCCGCCGAACAGTTCGAGGCGCTGGGCTTTGAAGTGGTGCGGTCGGGTGTCGAATCCATCAGCGTGCGCCGGGTACCGACGGCGCTGGCTGATCTCGACATCGAAGCGCTGGTGCGCGACGTGCTGTCCGATCTGCGCCAGCACGGCAGCTCCACGCGCATCGAGGAAACCCGCAACGAATTGCTCGGCACCCTGGCGTGTCATGCCTCGGTGCGCGCCAATCGGCGCCTGACCGTGCCGGAGATGAATGCGCTGCTGCGCGATATGGAAGCCACCGAACGCAGCGGCCAGTGCAATCACGGCCGACCCACCTGGGTGCAGCTGGACAAGGCCGCGCTCGATCGATTGTTTTTGCGGGGGCGCTGA